A genomic segment from Bosea sp. OAE506 encodes:
- a CDS encoding ABC transporter substrate-binding protein, producing MSDLLKTTRLSRRQALAGLGAGTAVGLIASPSIILAQTPDAIRFGHLTPRTGFLGPLGEYGVMAVDLAVEEINAAGGVNGRKLEALKEDSVNPQTASTKAERMIERDKVTCILGEISSASCLTISQVAARNKTLFVNTGGNSDALRGESCNRYMFHVEHQNSMYVKSCGRSLMAQGLVKGKKWFSLTADYAFGHDLLKVAKRFMEANGGQFAADKLVPTDATDFSALLLEIRAAKPDLVISNLAGNQITNFLKQYSEFGLTFPVAGFGFDTALAWAAGKDNFAGIWPCVWHHLIDTPGTKAFVAAFTKKYGKPPENQAWGDYMAVKIMAQSMNELKSTETAKILEHWEKGAKFDVLKGRPGYFRASDHQLISEMYTITALPAAQVKNPWDLFTSSPAVPGPNEDMEVIATSGDEAVCKMS from the coding sequence ATGTCAGACCTGTTGAAGACGACCCGACTCTCGCGCCGGCAGGCGCTGGCCGGGCTCGGTGCCGGCACCGCCGTCGGCCTGATCGCCAGCCCCTCGATCATTCTGGCGCAGACGCCCGACGCGATCCGCTTCGGCCATCTGACGCCGCGCACGGGCTTTCTCGGCCCGCTCGGCGAATACGGCGTGATGGCGGTCGATCTCGCGGTCGAGGAGATCAACGCGGCGGGCGGCGTCAACGGCCGCAAGCTCGAGGCGCTGAAGGAGGATTCGGTCAATCCGCAGACGGCTTCGACCAAGGCCGAGCGCATGATCGAGCGCGACAAGGTCACCTGCATTCTCGGCGAGATCTCCTCGGCCTCCTGCCTGACGATCTCGCAGGTCGCGGCGCGCAACAAGACGCTCTTCGTCAACACCGGCGGCAACTCCGACGCGCTGCGCGGCGAGAGCTGCAACCGCTACATGTTCCATGTCGAGCACCAGAACTCGATGTATGTGAAAAGCTGCGGCCGCTCGCTGATGGCGCAGGGGCTGGTGAAGGGTAAGAAGTGGTTCTCGCTCACCGCCGACTACGCCTTCGGCCATGACCTGCTCAAGGTCGCCAAGCGCTTCATGGAGGCCAATGGCGGCCAGTTCGCCGCCGACAAGCTGGTGCCGACCGACGCGACCGACTTCTCCGCGCTGCTGCTCGAAATCCGCGCCGCCAAGCCCGACCTCGTGATCTCGAACCTCGCCGGCAACCAGATCACCAACTTCCTGAAGCAGTATTCGGAGTTCGGCCTGACCTTCCCGGTCGCCGGCTTCGGCTTCGATACGGCTCTGGCCTGGGCCGCCGGCAAGGACAATTTCGCCGGCATCTGGCCCTGCGTCTGGCACCACCTGATCGACACCCCCGGCACCAAGGCCTTTGTCGCCGCCTTCACCAAGAAGTACGGCAAGCCGCCGGAGAACCAGGCCTGGGGCGACTACATGGCCGTGAAGATCATGGCGCAGTCGATGAACGAGCTGAAATCGACCGAGACGGCCAAGATCCTGGAGCATTGGGAGAAGGGCGCGAAGTTCGACGTGCTCAAGGGCCGGCCGGGCTACTTCCGCGCCTCTGACCATCAGCTCATCAGCGAGATGTACACGATCACGGCGCTGCCGGCCGCGCAGGTCAAGAACCCGTGGGATCTCTTCACCTCGTCCCCGGCCGTGCCCGGCCCCAACGAGGACATGGAGGTCATCGCCACCAGCGGCGACGAGGCCGTCTGCAAGATGAGCTGA
- a CDS encoding branched-chain amino acid ABC transporter permease — translation MLTLFIQQVLNGLLDGVYYLLIALGLSLIFSLGGIVNLAHGAFYAIGAYLTIVLAPHIGFGGAMVASPVLVALIGIVVERGLFQRFYRSDPILSLLLTFGLAMVAEQSLRMIFGAPPLSFSIPPALRGQIFIGDFIYSRYRAMLLLIAAGCVLGLWFLLQRTAFGRVVRAGVQNPDMVGALGISLQPYMVAVAGIGIGLAGLAGVLLAPIYSIHPAMGQEIITPAFVVVVIGGLGSFWGVVVAALMVGLVKGITIGLGYTQWSTAVIYLMMLLVLLFRPRGLFGERIQRFE, via the coding sequence TTGCTCACCCTCTTCATCCAGCAGGTGCTGAACGGGCTGCTCGACGGGGTCTATTACCTCCTGATCGCGCTCGGCTTGTCGCTGATCTTTTCGCTGGGCGGCATCGTCAATCTGGCGCATGGCGCCTTCTATGCGATCGGCGCCTATCTCACGATCGTGCTCGCGCCGCATATCGGCTTCGGCGGCGCCATGGTCGCCTCGCCCGTGCTGGTGGCGCTGATCGGCATCGTCGTCGAGCGCGGGCTGTTCCAGCGCTTCTATCGATCCGACCCGATCCTCTCGCTGCTGCTGACCTTCGGGCTCGCCATGGTGGCCGAGCAGTCGCTGCGCATGATCTTCGGCGCGCCCCCGCTGTCCTTCTCGATCCCGCCGGCGCTGCGCGGTCAGATCTTCATCGGCGACTTCATCTACTCGCGCTACCGGGCGATGCTCCTCCTGATCGCGGCCGGCTGCGTGCTGGGCCTCTGGTTCCTGCTGCAGCGCACCGCGTTTGGCCGCGTCGTGCGTGCCGGCGTGCAGAATCCCGACATGGTCGGCGCGCTTGGCATCTCGCTGCAGCCCTACATGGTCGCGGTCGCCGGGATCGGCATCGGGCTGGCTGGGCTGGCCGGCGTGCTGCTGGCGCCGATCTATTCGATCCATCCCGCCATGGGGCAGGAGATCATCACGCCGGCCTTCGTCGTCGTCGTCATCGGCGGCCTGGGCTCGTTCTGGGGCGTGGTGGTGGCCGCGCTGATGGTCGGGCTGGTGAAGGGCATCACGATCGGGCTGGGCTACACGCAATGGTCCACCGCCGTGATCTACCTGATGATGCTGCTCGTCCTGCTGTTCCGGCCCCGCGGCCTGTTCGGCGAACGCATCCAGCGTTTCGAGTGA
- a CDS encoding DUF1028 domain-containing protein — protein MTYSLAGRCARTGMLGAVVTTSSIAVGSRCQHASAGVGAALTQHMTDPRLGPLMLDLLKRGYSAQQAVDAAAAATPRSDWRQLAVIDVTGRTASFSGGNVQPELAEVHGRDCVALGNIVRSKEVPAAMVRAFEADPALPLAARLIAALKAGDEAGGEFKPLVSTALIVAHEQAFPYVDLRVDGDADPIATLERLWREYEPVADLYVTRAVDPDTAIANRPKS, from the coding sequence ATGACCTATTCGCTCGCCGGTCGCTGTGCCCGCACGGGCATGCTCGGGGCGGTGGTCACCACCTCCTCCATCGCGGTGGGCTCGCGCTGCCAGCATGCCTCTGCCGGCGTGGGCGCGGCGCTGACGCAGCACATGACCGATCCGCGGCTCGGCCCGCTGATGCTGGATCTGCTCAAGCGCGGCTACTCCGCGCAGCAGGCGGTCGATGCCGCGGCCGCCGCCACGCCGCGCAGCGACTGGCGCCAGCTCGCCGTCATCGACGTCACGGGGCGCACCGCGAGCTTCAGCGGCGGAAACGTCCAGCCCGAACTGGCCGAAGTGCATGGGCGCGACTGCGTGGCGCTCGGTAACATCGTGCGCTCGAAGGAGGTGCCAGCCGCCATGGTGCGCGCCTTCGAGGCCGATCCGGCGTTGCCGCTCGCCGCCCGGCTAATCGCGGCGCTGAAAGCCGGCGACGAGGCCGGTGGCGAGTTCAAGCCGCTGGTCTCGACGGCGCTGATCGTCGCGCATGAGCAGGCCTTTCCCTATGTCGACCTGCGCGTCGACGGCGATGCAGACCCGATCGCGACGCTCGAGCGCCTCTGGCGCGAATACGAGCCGGTCGCCGATCTCTACGTGACGCGGGCGGTCGATCCGGACACCGCCATCGCGAACCGGCCGAAGAGCTGA
- a CDS encoding ABC transporter substrate-binding protein, protein MRRLLSTLAVTIGLSTALTALPAAAQGTVRVALGTTLSQLDPAKTTIGDEYVYVHLLFNGLSRIDPDMTVKPDLAESWTASDDLKTWTFKLRQGVKFHHGRVMDAEDVVATMNRILDPATGSRARTGLSMVDGISATDPMTVEFKLNIPYAGFADIFADRNLRIVPKDKLAELSTQPIGTGPFMFKSWSPGDRLELVKNPSYFEAGLPKVDGATLRIIPESAARMAALESGAIDIVWSMPYEAVDKLKTSATARADSVSTPTWDGVILNNDRPPFNDVRVRKALALTIDKEAIVELALFGQGNPTFSPIPPSHPYFNKAMKFAPPDIAQAKKLLAEAGFPNGFDVPMQVPQEREQRVRVGVAVRDMAKAAGIRINVERVPFASYTANVAGKAQMYVDGYFARPTIDTAIYPFYHSSGSWNKQLWLYKDVRVDQLLDDARKTNDEAARKVIFGKFQELVEETVPGIIAYSAAHVNGVSKKVDGFKSTPMQWLELKSVSIKP, encoded by the coding sequence ATGCGACGACTTCTATCGACATTGGCCGTCACGATCGGCCTTTCGACGGCGCTGACGGCGCTGCCCGCCGCCGCCCAGGGCACCGTGCGCGTCGCGCTCGGGACGACGCTGAGCCAGCTCGACCCGGCCAAGACAACGATCGGCGACGAGTATGTCTACGTCCACCTGCTGTTCAACGGGCTGTCGCGCATCGATCCCGACATGACGGTGAAGCCCGATCTCGCCGAGAGCTGGACGGCGTCCGACGATCTCAAGACCTGGACCTTCAAGCTGCGCCAAGGCGTCAAGTTCCACCATGGCCGGGTGATGGACGCCGAGGACGTGGTCGCGACGATGAATCGCATCCTCGACCCGGCGACGGGCTCGCGCGCCCGCACCGGCCTGTCGATGGTCGATGGCATCTCCGCCACCGACCCGATGACGGTCGAGTTCAAGCTCAACATCCCCTATGCCGGCTTCGCCGACATCTTCGCCGACCGCAACCTGCGCATCGTCCCCAAGGACAAGCTCGCCGAGCTCTCGACGCAGCCGATCGGCACGGGGCCGTTCATGTTCAAGTCCTGGTCGCCCGGCGACCGGCTCGAGCTGGTCAAGAACCCCAGCTACTTTGAAGCCGGCCTGCCGAAGGTCGACGGCGCGACGCTGCGCATCATTCCGGAGTCCGCGGCGCGCATGGCGGCGCTGGAATCGGGGGCGATCGATATCGTCTGGAGCATGCCCTATGAGGCGGTCGACAAGCTGAAGACCAGTGCGACTGCACGGGCCGACAGCGTTTCGACGCCGACCTGGGATGGCGTGATCCTGAACAACGACCGCCCGCCCTTCAACGATGTGCGCGTCCGCAAGGCTCTGGCGCTAACCATCGACAAGGAGGCGATCGTCGAACTCGCCCTGTTCGGTCAGGGTAACCCGACCTTCAGTCCGATCCCGCCCAGCCACCCCTATTTCAACAAGGCGATGAAGTTCGCCCCGCCGGACATCGCGCAGGCCAAGAAGCTGCTGGCAGAGGCCGGCTTCCCCAACGGCTTCGACGTGCCGATGCAGGTGCCGCAGGAGCGCGAGCAGCGCGTGCGCGTCGGCGTCGCCGTGCGCGACATGGCCAAGGCCGCCGGTATCCGCATCAATGTCGAGCGGGTGCCCTTCGCCTCCTACACCGCCAATGTTGCTGGCAAGGCGCAGATGTATGTCGACGGGTACTTCGCCCGGCCGACGATCGATACGGCGATCTATCCGTTCTACCATTCGTCCGGAAGCTGGAACAAGCAGCTCTGGCTCTACAAGGACGTGCGCGTCGATCAGCTTCTGGACGACGCCCGCAAGACCAATGACGAGGCAGCCCGCAAGGTGATCTTCGGCAAGTTCCAGGAGCTCGTCGAGGAGACCGTGCCCGGCATCATCGCCTACTCGGCGGCGCATGTGAACGGCGTCAGCAAGAAGGTCGACGGCTTCAAATCGACCCCGATGCAGTGGCTCGAGCTCAAGAGCGTCTCGATCAAGCCCTGA
- a CDS encoding Rid family hydrolase: protein MQRHAIAPAALPGIAHLPVAGAVRAGERVFLSGASALNPDGSIAGIGDPTAQTHAALDRLEAALKEAGGSLSSLTKLTTCIVDRGYRAEVYAVIAERLPEVRAVSTGLVVAGLALPELIVQIDAEAAIPSSPPRHTRPYTFESWHGQGFPWQGSMVLATDEEFFLRGQTGAGLDHSGVKAKGRGIADSAAQADLAMANLKMLLDEAGASVEDICKITVYISDRAYRAGVYPMIGKHLAGVRPVSTGIVTTGFARPDILFEIDVTVVRKQGGKPHERLRTYHSSAARYGTEQQPLNCEFCMAVVSGDRVTLRGQTGMGLDEVLYGAGAAKVQAQVAMDNVATLLSEAGAGLDDVAKATVYVTDRAFLAEVNAVVRERLGDNASAFTSVIVKGLASPELLMEVDIVAIRKGAR from the coding sequence ATGCAACGCCACGCCATCGCGCCCGCCGCCCTTCCCGGCATCGCCCATCTTCCCGTCGCCGGGGCCGTGCGCGCCGGCGAGCGTGTTTTCCTTAGCGGTGCGAGTGCGCTCAACCCCGATGGCAGCATCGCCGGCATCGGCGACCCGACAGCCCAGACCCATGCCGCGCTCGACCGGCTCGAGGCGGCGCTGAAGGAGGCCGGCGGCTCACTCTCCAGCCTGACCAAGCTCACCACCTGCATCGTCGACCGCGGCTATCGCGCCGAGGTCTATGCGGTGATCGCGGAGCGTCTTCCCGAGGTCCGCGCCGTCAGCACAGGGCTGGTGGTCGCCGGGCTGGCGCTGCCGGAGCTGATCGTCCAGATCGACGCGGAAGCCGCGATCCCGTCCTCGCCGCCGCGCCACACCCGGCCCTACACCTTCGAAAGCTGGCACGGCCAGGGCTTCCCCTGGCAGGGTTCGATGGTGCTCGCCACCGACGAGGAGTTCTTCCTGCGCGGCCAGACCGGCGCGGGGCTCGACCATAGCGGCGTCAAGGCCAAGGGCCGCGGCATCGCGGATTCCGCCGCCCAGGCGGACCTCGCCATGGCGAACCTCAAGATGCTGCTCGACGAGGCCGGCGCCTCGGTCGAGGACATCTGCAAGATCACCGTCTACATCTCGGACCGCGCCTATCGCGCCGGCGTCTACCCGATGATCGGCAAGCATCTCGCCGGGGTGCGACCGGTCTCGACCGGCATCGTTACCACCGGCTTCGCCCGGCCCGACATCCTGTTCGAGATCGACGTGACGGTCGTCCGCAAGCAGGGCGGAAAGCCGCATGAGCGGCTACGCACCTACCACTCCAGCGCAGCGCGTTACGGCACCGAGCAGCAGCCGCTCAACTGCGAGTTCTGCATGGCGGTGGTGTCGGGCGACCGCGTCACGCTGCGCGGCCAGACCGGGATGGGGCTCGACGAGGTGCTCTACGGCGCCGGCGCCGCGAAGGTGCAAGCGCAGGTCGCGATGGACAATGTCGCGACGCTGCTGTCGGAGGCGGGAGCCGGCCTCGACGACGTCGCCAAGGCGACCGTCTACGTCACCGACCGGGCCTTCCTCGCCGAGGTCAACGCGGTCGTCCGGGAGCGCCTGGGGGACAATGCCAGCGCCTTCACCAGCGTCATCGTCAAGGGGCTCGCCAGCCCCGAGCTGCTGATGGAGGTCGATATCGTCGCCATCCGGAAGGGCGCACGATGA
- a CDS encoding ABC transporter permease: protein MAAYITRRLAFVVLVLVAVSMLVFGVTTLLPANVAYLILGAFATPEQVRALELKLGLTDPVWQQYLRWAGGFVMGDLGVSTLMNRPVGPMLLEALQHSLMLTGLSFVLIAVIGVGLGVAAALRHGRPLDHGVSVATYLGIAVPEFFWAIVVIIVFAAWLGWLPASGYEPISAGVWEWAKHLIAPTITLVFGHLAHVSRLTRSSMIEVMQSPYITAARAKGLPERVIVLHHALRNALLPTITVLALDFGRLMGGIVVIETVFAYPGLGRLVVFSIQNRDLPTLQAAILVVAAIYALANLLADLLYARLNPKIRFGRHVA from the coding sequence ATGGCAGCCTACATCACCCGACGCCTGGCCTTCGTGGTCCTCGTCCTCGTGGCGGTGTCGATGCTCGTCTTCGGCGTCACCACGCTGCTGCCGGCCAATGTCGCCTATCTGATCCTCGGCGCCTTCGCGACGCCCGAGCAGGTCCGCGCGCTCGAGCTCAAGCTTGGCCTCACCGACCCGGTCTGGCAGCAATATCTGCGCTGGGCCGGCGGCTTCGTCATGGGCGATCTCGGCGTTTCGACACTGATGAACCGGCCGGTCGGGCCGATGCTGCTGGAAGCGCTGCAGCACTCGCTCATGCTGACGGGCCTCTCCTTCGTGCTGATCGCCGTCATCGGTGTGGGCCTCGGCGTCGCCGCCGCGCTGCGCCATGGCCGCCCGCTCGACCACGGCGTCTCGGTCGCGACCTATCTCGGCATCGCTGTGCCCGAGTTCTTCTGGGCGATCGTGGTCATCATCGTCTTCGCCGCCTGGCTCGGCTGGCTGCCGGCCTCGGGCTACGAGCCGATCTCGGCCGGCGTCTGGGAATGGGCCAAGCACCTGATCGCGCCCACCATCACGCTCGTCTTCGGGCATCTCGCCCATGTCTCGCGGCTGACGCGCTCCAGCATGATCGAGGTGATGCAGAGCCCCTATATCACCGCCGCCCGCGCCAAGGGCCTGCCCGAGCGGGTGATCGTGCTGCACCATGCGCTGCGCAACGCTCTTTTGCCGACGATCACGGTGCTGGCGCTGGATTTCGGCCGGCTGATGGGCGGCATCGTCGTGATCGAGACCGTCTTCGCCTATCCCGGCCTCGGCCGGCTCGTCGTCTTCTCGATCCAGAACCGCGATCTGCCGACGCTGCAGGCCGCGATCCTGGTGGTCGCCGCGATCTACGCGCTCGCCAACCTCCTGGCCGACCTGCTCTATGCCCGCCTCAACCCAAAAATCCGGTTCGGCCGCCATGTCGCCTGA
- a CDS encoding GntR family transcriptional regulator, with translation MTAAVQPSRTASERPAPPGEADASALDAIGALPRETLGERVTGELRALLVAGRLAPGEKLSLRRVAEALGVSMMPVREAVSRLAADGALEVLPGRAVRVPVLSLAQFRELTRLRLVVEGFAAEEAARQAAPADIDRIMAFDAAFRQAASADPPDSAAAVAANRDLHFALYEAAAMPSLIEMIERLWLKAGPILNLDMRHEPRRLEGGSAMQAHARLLEAVRRRDAPAARAALEDDIAAAAAHIEETGQLRA, from the coding sequence ATGACCGCTGCTGTCCAGCCCTCGCGAACCGCCTCCGAGCGGCCGGCTCCCCCGGGGGAGGCCGACGCCTCGGCGCTCGACGCCATCGGCGCCCTGCCGCGCGAGACGCTGGGCGAGCGCGTCACGGGCGAGCTGCGCGCGCTGCTGGTCGCGGGCCGTCTGGCGCCCGGCGAGAAGCTGTCGCTGCGCCGCGTCGCCGAAGCGCTCGGCGTTTCGATGATGCCGGTGCGCGAGGCGGTCAGCAGGCTTGCGGCCGATGGCGCGCTCGAGGTACTGCCCGGCCGGGCGGTGCGCGTGCCCGTGCTCTCGCTGGCGCAGTTTCGCGAGCTCACCCGGCTGCGGCTCGTGGTCGAGGGCTTCGCGGCGGAGGAGGCGGCGCGGCAGGCGGCGCCGGCCGACATCGACCGGATCATGGCCTTCGACGCCGCTTTCCGCCAGGCGGCGAGCGCCGATCCGCCCGACAGTGCCGCGGCCGTCGCGGCCAATCGAGACCTGCATTTCGCGCTCTACGAGGCGGCCGCTATGCCGAGCCTGATCGAGATGATCGAGCGGCTCTGGCTCAAGGCGGGGCCGATCCTCAATCTCGACATGCGCCACGAGCCGCGCCGGCTTGAAGGCGGCAGCGCCATGCAGGCCCATGCCCGCCTGCTGGAGGCCGTGCGCCGACGGGACGCGCCGGCCGCCCGCGCGGCGCTGGAAGACGACATCGCGGCCGCGGCCGCCCATATCGAAGAAACGGGCCAGCTTCGGGCCTGA
- a CDS encoding ABC transporter permease, which yields MSPEPALATPAKPPRKPMPLQLKAGLAITGTILLLGLLAPWIAPHPWDTISMRTRFLAPNATYWLGTDEYGRDVLSRLLMGARLSIGMGVAATLFSLAIGVPMGLAAGYFRGWVDEALMRLADVLMAIPPIMLGLLVLAVTPPALWKTALAVGFVYIPPIARLARSVTLTLANEEFVQAAKARAESTSYILFREILPNAWPPLIVEASLRVTYAILLGSALSFLGLGAQPPSSDWGLMISEARSFLDRAPWIALAPGLAMCLLVIGINLLGDGARERLDPRLKARLGKA from the coding sequence ATGTCGCCTGAGCCAGCCCTCGCCACGCCGGCAAAGCCGCCGCGCAAGCCGATGCCGCTGCAGCTCAAGGCCGGGCTTGCCATCACCGGCACCATCCTGCTGCTCGGGCTGCTCGCGCCCTGGATCGCGCCCCACCCCTGGGACACGATCTCGATGCGCACGCGCTTCCTGGCGCCGAACGCGACCTATTGGCTCGGCACCGACGAATATGGCCGCGACGTGCTGAGCCGCCTCCTGATGGGGGCCAGGCTCTCGATCGGCATGGGTGTCGCGGCGACCCTGTTCAGCCTCGCCATCGGCGTGCCGATGGGGTTGGCGGCCGGCTATTTCCGCGGCTGGGTCGATGAGGCGCTGATGCGGCTGGCCGATGTGCTGATGGCGATCCCGCCGATCATGCTCGGCCTGCTCGTGCTGGCGGTGACGCCGCCCGCCCTGTGGAAGACCGCGCTCGCCGTCGGCTTCGTCTACATCCCGCCGATCGCGCGGCTGGCGCGCAGCGTGACGCTGACGCTGGCCAATGAGGAGTTCGTGCAGGCCGCCAAGGCGCGGGCCGAGAGCACGTCCTACATCCTGTTCCGCGAGATCCTGCCCAATGCCTGGCCGCCACTAATCGTCGAGGCTAGCCTGCGCGTGACCTATGCGATCCTGCTCGGCTCGGCGCTGTCCTTCCTCGGGCTCGGCGCCCAGCCGCCCAGTTCCGACTGGGGGCTGATGATTTCGGAGGCGCGCTCCTTCCTCGACCGTGCGCCCTGGATCGCGCTGGCTCCGGGGCTGGCCATGTGCCTGCTGGTGATCGGCATCAACCTGCTCGGCGACGGCGCCCGCGAGCGCCTCGATCCGCGCCTCAAGGCGCGGCTGGGGAAGGCCTGA
- a CDS encoding SDR family oxidoreductase, which produces MDLQIKGLRVLVTAGANGIGRATARAFAAEGAKVHICDVDRGALADMAKSDPAMTQSVCDVSDRAAVARLMEEALAALGGLDCLVNNAGIAGPTGRVDEIAPEDWDSCVAIDLTGQFNCTRLAVPHLKQSTNASIVNLSSQAGKHGFPLRSPYAAAKWGVIGFTKALSAELGEFGIRANAICPGLVEGPRIQSVIANKARSFNVSHDEMTQRLFAGVSIKQFVDPADIAKQIVFLASPFAKTISGQEISVCGDTRMLA; this is translated from the coding sequence ATGGACCTGCAGATCAAGGGGCTGCGCGTGCTGGTGACGGCCGGCGCCAATGGCATCGGCCGCGCCACGGCGCGCGCCTTCGCGGCCGAGGGCGCGAAGGTCCATATCTGCGATGTGGATCGCGGCGCGCTTGCCGACATGGCCAAGAGCGACCCGGCGATGACGCAGTCGGTCTGCGACGTCTCGGACCGGGCGGCCGTCGCGCGGCTGATGGAGGAGGCACTGGCAGCGCTGGGCGGGCTCGACTGCCTGGTCAACAATGCCGGCATCGCGGGCCCGACCGGACGCGTCGACGAGATCGCGCCCGAGGACTGGGATTCCTGCGTCGCCATCGACCTGACCGGGCAGTTCAACTGCACGCGGCTGGCGGTCCCGCATCTCAAGCAGTCGACGAACGCCTCGATCGTCAATCTCTCCAGCCAGGCCGGCAAGCACGGCTTCCCGCTGCGCTCGCCCTATGCCGCGGCGAAATGGGGCGTCATCGGCTTCACCAAGGCGCTCTCCGCCGAGCTCGGCGAATTCGGCATCCGCGCCAATGCGATCTGCCCCGGCCTGGTCGAGGGGCCGCGGATCCAGAGCGTCATCGCCAACAAGGCGCGCAGCTTCAACGTCTCGCATGACGAGATGACGCAGCGCCTCTTTGCCGGCGTCTCGATCAAGCAGTTCGTCGACCCCGCCGACATCGCCAAACAGATCGTCTTCCTCGCCTCGCCCTTCGCGAAGACGATCTCGGGGCAGGAGATCTCGGTCTGCGGCGATACGCGCATGCTCGCCTGA
- a CDS encoding ABC transporter ATP-binding protein, which produces MLIIDDLTVRYRTAGGEIEALSSVSLQARRGSTLALVGESGSGKSTIALAAMGLLPAEASVPSGRILFDGADILTMGDEARRQLRGSRIGLVFQDPFSVLNPSLRIGDQVGEGLVHHRGFTPEAAFERAIALLDEVGIVKPDAVAKAYPHELSGGMRQRALIAGALASEPELLILDEPTTALDVTIEAQILDLLEDLRARRGLTMLFISHNLGVVRRIADEVAVLYAGQIVEQGATEDVLQRPAHPYSKGLLAAIPRIGRKTARLAAIPGRLPDLRQPPTGCRFAPRCPFATPDSQAPQSLRDIGGRLARCSSAETLRETPWPVQAEADAVGSPSPATQAVTAEPVVAVEHLTKSFVLGRGKLRFEGWRPVRDAIRIRPVDDISLTIAPGEVVGLVGESGSGKTTLGRTILRLVEADSGVIRIGGETVSGKPQSALEAMRRTAQIVFQNPDSSLNPRKTIRELLGRPIARFGLAPAADIPRRVDELLDLVRLPVHYADRYPHQMSGGEKQRVGIARALATQPRFIVCDEPVSALDVSVQAAIVNLLADLKDRLGVAYLFISHDISVVAHLADRVAVMHHGKIVEVGPADAIMNAPSHPYTIRLLSAVPRVDGPAHARREAVVAE; this is translated from the coding sequence ATGCTGATCATCGACGACCTGACCGTCCGCTACCGCACCGCCGGCGGCGAGATCGAGGCGCTGTCCTCGGTCAGCCTCCAGGCCCGCAGGGGCTCGACGCTGGCACTCGTCGGCGAATCCGGCTCCGGCAAGAGCACGATCGCGCTGGCCGCCATGGGGCTTTTGCCGGCGGAGGCCTCCGTACCCTCGGGCCGCATCCTCTTCGACGGCGCCGACATCCTGACCATGGGGGACGAGGCGCGCCGGCAATTGCGCGGCTCGCGCATCGGCCTCGTCTTCCAGGACCCGTTCTCGGTGCTGAATCCCAGCTTGCGGATCGGCGACCAGGTCGGCGAAGGCCTCGTGCATCACCGCGGCTTCACGCCGGAGGCCGCCTTCGAACGGGCCATCGCGCTGCTCGACGAGGTCGGTATCGTCAAGCCGGACGCCGTCGCGAAGGCCTATCCGCACGAGCTCTCGGGCGGCATGCGGCAACGCGCGCTGATCGCGGGGGCGCTCGCCTCGGAGCCCGAGCTGCTGATCCTGGACGAGCCGACCACGGCGCTGGACGTCACCATCGAGGCGCAGATCCTCGACCTGCTCGAAGATCTGCGGGCCCGGCGCGGCCTGACGATGCTCTTCATCAGCCACAATCTCGGCGTCGTCCGCCGGATCGCCGACGAGGTCGCCGTGCTCTATGCCGGGCAGATCGTCGAGCAGGGCGCGACCGAGGATGTGCTGCAGCGACCGGCCCATCCCTACAGCAAGGGGCTGCTCGCCGCGATCCCGCGCATCGGCCGCAAGACGGCGCGGCTCGCCGCCATTCCCGGCCGCCTGCCCGATCTGCGCCAGCCGCCGACGGGCTGCCGCTTCGCGCCGCGCTGCCCCTTCGCAACGCCCGACAGCCAGGCTCCGCAGAGCCTGCGCGACATCGGCGGCCGGCTCGCGCGCTGCAGTTCCGCTGAGACGCTGCGCGAAACGCCCTGGCCGGTCCAGGCGGAGGCCGACGCCGTCGGATCCCCCTCACCCGCCACCCAGGCGGTCACGGCCGAGCCGGTCGTCGCCGTCGAGCATCTCACCAAGAGCTTCGTTCTCGGCCGCGGCAAGCTGCGCTTCGAGGGCTGGCGCCCGGTTCGCGACGCCATCCGCATCCGGCCGGTCGACGACATCTCGCTGACGATCGCGCCCGGCGAGGTCGTCGGCCTCGTCGGCGAATCCGGTTCCGGCAAGACGACGCTGGGGCGCACGATCCTGCGGCTGGTCGAGGCGGATTCCGGCGTCATCCGGATTGGCGGCGAGACCGTCTCCGGCAAGCCGCAGAGCGCGCTCGAGGCGATGCGGCGCACCGCGCAGATCGTCTTCCAGAACCCGGATTCCTCGCTCAACCCGCGCAAGACGATCCGCGAGCTGCTGGGCCGGCCGATCGCCCGCTTCGGCCTTGCGCCGGCGGCCGATATCCCCAGGCGCGTTGACGAACTGCTCGATCTGGTGCGCCTGCCTGTCCATTACGCCGACCGCTACCCGCACCAGATGAGCGGCGGCGAGAAGCAGCGCGTCGGCATTGCGCGGGCGCTGGCGACGCAGCCGCGCTTCATCGTCTGCGACGAGCCGGTCTCGGCGCTGGACGTCTCCGTGCAGGCGGCGATCGTCAACCTGCTGGCGGATCTCAAGGACCGGCTCGGCGTCGCCTATCTCTTCATCTCGCATGACATCTCGGTCGTCGCCCATCTCGCCGACCGGGTGGCGGTGATGCATCACGGCAAGATCGTCGAGGTCGGTCCGGCGGACGCGATCATGAACGCGCCGAGCCACCCCTACACGATCAGGCTGCTGTCAGCCGTGCCGCGCGTCGATGGTCCGGCGCATGCGCGCCGCGAGGCGGTCGTCGCGGAATAG